Proteins from a single region of Aerococcus viridans:
- a CDS encoding DNA/RNA non-specific endonuclease, producing the protein MKKKNINWLRLLAYFGLLIIFIGLSPFILVVAPILALFFYKFKPNNQWFKNSLIAFAAALIATIVIFSIDTGDTEANQTDLQSQAQVVSSDQASDKDSDEASESAAEEAAANSAKDASRKSSKEFYDKKLAAESSARQASSMKRAEAESKEKAAAEAKAESEIANQANAEFTKVRTVPAGQTYIEINNNIPYFTDADITSTEAYESYGELDSLGRVTAANAVLGVELMPTTERGDISDIKPTGWQQAKYANVSGGWLYNRSHLIGHQLTGEDANARNLMTGTRWFNTEGMLPFENFVANYIEETENHVRYRVTPSFEGDNLLASGVYMEGFSIEDNGATIQFNIYVPNIQPDVEINYADGSSVGPEGPTQDESLPNLNQSSTVSETAPTAESAPATTAPASGGDVSSVDANGNGQVTIKEAKAAGFSMPIYSDHWLYPYMDDRDGDGMVGE; encoded by the coding sequence ATGAAGAAAAAGAATATTAACTGGTTACGTTTGTTGGCCTATTTTGGTTTATTGATAATATTTATCGGGTTATCACCATTCATTTTAGTTGTTGCACCTATTCTGGCCTTGTTTTTCTACAAGTTTAAACCAAATAATCAATGGTTCAAAAACAGCTTGATTGCCTTTGCAGCTGCATTAATCGCTACGATTGTCATCTTTTCAATAGATACAGGTGATACTGAAGCCAATCAAACCGACCTACAATCACAAGCACAAGTCGTATCCTCAGATCAAGCTTCTGATAAGGATTCCGATGAGGCTTCTGAATCAGCAGCCGAAGAAGCGGCTGCTAACTCCGCTAAAGATGCGTCACGAAAATCCTCCAAGGAATTTTATGACAAAAAATTAGCCGCTGAATCAAGTGCGCGCCAAGCCTCTTCTATGAAACGTGCTGAAGCAGAGTCTAAAGAAAAAGCAGCCGCCGAAGCTAAAGCTGAAAGTGAAATTGCCAACCAAGCAAACGCTGAATTCACAAAAGTACGGACAGTACCTGCTGGGCAAACTTATATAGAAATTAACAATAATATCCCTTACTTTACAGATGCGGATATTACATCGACTGAAGCCTACGAATCATACGGTGAACTGGATAGTTTAGGTCGGGTAACCGCCGCAAACGCTGTCCTCGGCGTCGAACTGATGCCTACTACAGAACGTGGTGATATTTCAGATATCAAACCCACTGGCTGGCAACAAGCCAAGTATGCCAATGTTTCTGGTGGTTGGTTGTATAACCGGTCTCATTTGATCGGCCACCAACTAACTGGTGAAGATGCCAATGCCCGCAATTTGATGACTGGGACTAGATGGTTTAATACTGAAGGGATGTTGCCATTTGAGAACTTTGTGGCTAACTATATTGAAGAAACAGAAAACCATGTCCGCTACCGCGTTACACCATCATTTGAAGGGGATAACCTACTGGCATCCGGTGTATACATGGAAGGTTTCTCTATTGAAGATAACGGTGCAACTATCCAATTCAATATCTATGTACCAAACATCCAACCAGACGTTGAAATCAATTATGCAGACGGCTCATCAGTAGGTCCTGAAGGCCCAACACAAGATGAATCGTTACCAAACTTAAACCAATCTTCAACCGTTTCTGAAACTGCCCCTACAGCTGAAAGTGCACCCGCTACTACAGCACCCGCATCTGGTGGTGATGTCAGTTCGGTTGATGCCAACGGCAACGGACAGGTAACCATTAAAGAAGCCAAAGCAGCAGGCTTTTCAATGCCTATTTATTCAGACCATTGGTTGTATCCATATATGGATGACCGTGACGGCGATGGTATGGTTGGTGAGTAA
- a CDS encoding alpha/beta hydrolase: MTANNEEYYINLDNLFLLGDSAGGQLTQQYPTIASNPNYQNLFDFQVPNIQFNAVGLNCGVYYIGNNIGSPDDFPYYLDGKMTDQLKAQLPVEQYISTNFPPAFVMTSSHDFLRESSIQFGQFLISKGSEVYFKIYQNPDGTPLNHVFHIDQKSSIARKCNLDQLDYFSKHIH, from the coding sequence ATGACTGCAAATAACGAAGAATACTACATTAATTTAGACAATTTATTTTTATTGGGCGATTCTGCAGGTGGTCAACTTACTCAACAGTACCCTACAATTGCTTCAAATCCTAATTATCAAAATTTATTTGACTTTCAAGTACCTAACATCCAATTTAACGCTGTTGGTTTAAATTGTGGTGTCTATTACATCGGCAATAATATCGGTTCCCCTGATGATTTTCCTTATTACCTCGATGGAAAAATGACTGATCAACTAAAAGCTCAATTACCCGTTGAACAATACATCTCCACCAACTTTCCCCCTGCTTTTGTCATGACTTCAAGCCATGATTTCCTAAGAGAAAGTAGTATCCAATTTGGTCAATTTTTAATTTCTAAAGGGAGTGAAGTCTACTTTAAAATCTATCAAAACCCTGATGGTACACCACTAAATCATGTATTTCACATCGACCAAAAATCATCTATTGCTAGAAAATGTAACCTTGACCAACTTGATTACTTTAGTAAACATATCCATTAA
- a CDS encoding TetR/AcrR family transcriptional regulator, whose amino-acid sequence MSRKMETKEKIKAAFIDLVHEKGFEAMTVSDIARKCDINRGTFYLHYVDKYDLMNKLEEEVMFDLEAIILKDSGHKEAKESLELIPYDEILEALVYVKGEFDFVKTIASPGGDPNFMQTLKSIIGQLIDIKVKQSNRVKFEKLDVPEDYAIEILLSSIVGIMTLWIKKDGKESPEEIAHMITKAKLLSPYELLL is encoded by the coding sequence ATGAGCCGGAAGATGGAAACAAAAGAAAAAATTAAAGCAGCCTTTATTGATTTAGTACATGAAAAGGGATTTGAAGCGATGACTGTGAGTGATATCGCCAGAAAATGTGACATCAATCGTGGGACCTTTTATCTGCATTATGTAGATAAGTATGACTTAATGAACAAGCTAGAAGAAGAAGTGATGTTTGATTTAGAGGCGATTATTTTAAAGGATTCAGGTCACAAAGAAGCCAAGGAATCTTTAGAATTGATTCCATACGATGAAATTTTAGAAGCCTTAGTCTATGTTAAAGGTGAATTTGACTTTGTAAAAACTATTGCCAGCCCAGGTGGGGATCCCAATTTCATGCAAACCTTAAAGTCTATTATTGGACAACTGATTGATATAAAGGTGAAGCAGTCTAATCGCGTAAAGTTTGAGAAACTTGACGTGCCTGAAGACTATGCGATTGAAATCTTACTATCATCAATTGTGGGGATTATGACTTTGTGGATCAAAAAAGATGGAAAAGAGTCACCGGAAGAAATTGCGCACATGATTACCAAAGCAAAACTATTGTCGCCATATGAATTGTTGTTATAG
- a CDS encoding ABC transporter ATP-binding protein, protein MSYIEVINSSKHYKMGENVITANNDVNFSIEKGELAIILGSSGAGKSTMLNILGGMDTNDEGQVIIDGNDISTYNKKQLTKYRREDVGFVFQFYNLVPNLTSKENVELASEIVKDASDPIEVLEGVGLAERINNFPAQLSGGEQQRVSIARAVAKKPKILLCDEPTGALDFETGKQVLQILQDMSRKNGATVVIVTHNAAIAPIADRVIHMRNATVESIEVNDAPENISDIEW, encoded by the coding sequence ATGAGTTACATAGAGGTTATTAATAGTTCTAAACATTATAAAATGGGTGAGAATGTCATCACTGCGAATAATGATGTAAATTTTTCAATTGAAAAAGGTGAATTAGCCATTATTCTAGGATCATCCGGTGCCGGAAAATCTACCATGCTAAATATTCTTGGTGGAATGGACACAAATGACGAAGGTCAAGTCATCATTGATGGCAATGACATCTCTACTTATAACAAAAAGCAATTAACAAAATACCGCCGAGAAGATGTAGGTTTCGTATTTCAATTTTATAATTTAGTGCCTAACTTGACTTCTAAGGAGAATGTAGAGTTGGCTTCTGAAATAGTTAAAGATGCGAGTGATCCTATCGAGGTATTAGAGGGTGTAGGTTTAGCTGAGAGAATCAATAACTTCCCTGCACAATTATCCGGTGGTGAGCAACAACGCGTTTCGATCGCTAGAGCGGTTGCTAAAAAACCAAAAATCTTACTATGTGATGAGCCAACAGGTGCTTTAGACTTTGAAACGGGTAAACAAGTCCTACAAATCTTACAAGATATGAGTCGCAAGAATGGTGCCACTGTAGTTATCGTGACACATAATGCAGCCATTGCACCTATTGCTGATAGAGTTATTCACATGCGTAACGCTACAGTGGAATCTATTGAAGTAAATGATGCACCTGAAAATATCTCAGATATCGAATGGTAG